In Symphalangus syndactylus isolate Jambi chromosome 15, NHGRI_mSymSyn1-v2.1_pri, whole genome shotgun sequence, the following are encoded in one genomic region:
- the GJB6 gene encoding gap junction beta-6 protein: MDWGTLHTFIGGVNKHSTSIGKVWITVIFIFRVMILVVAAQEVWGDEQEDFVCNTLQPGCKNVCYDHFFPVSHIRLWALQLIFVSTPALLVAMHVAYYRHETTRKFRRGEKRNEFKDIEDIKTQKVRIEGSLWWTYTSSIFFRIIFEAAFMYVFYFLYNGYHLPWVLKCGIDPCPNLVDCFISRPTEKTVFTIFMISASVICMLLNVAELCYLLLKVCFSRSKRAQTQRNHPNHALKESKQNEMNELISDSGQNAITGFPS, from the coding sequence ATGGATTGGGGGACCCTGCACACTTTCATCGGGGGTGTCAACAAACACTCCACCAGCATCGGGAAGGTGTGGATCACAGTCATCTTTATTTTCCGAGTCATGATCCTCGTGGTGGCTGCCCAGGAAGTGTGGGGTGACGAGCAGGAGGACTTCGTCTGCAACACACTGCAACCGGGATGCAAAAATGTGTGCTACGACCACTTTTTCCCAGTGTCCCACATCCGCCTGTGGGCCCTCCAGCTGATCTTCGTCTCCACCCCAGCGCTGCTGGTGGCCATGCATGTGGcctattacaggcatgaaaccaCTCGCAAGTTCAGGCgaggagagaagaggaatgaATTCAAAGACATAGAGGACATTAAAACGCAGAAGGTTCGGATAGAGGGATCGCTGTGGTGGACGTACACCAGCAGCATCTTTTTCCGAATCATCTTTGAAGCAGCCTTTATGTATGTGTTTTACTTCCTTTACAATGGGTACCACCTGCCCTGGGTGTTGAAATGTGGGATTGACCCCTGCCCCAACCTTGTTGACTGCTTTATTTCTAGGCCAACAGAGAAGACCGTGTTTACCATTTTTATGATTTCTGCGTCTGTGATCTGCATGCTGCTTAACGTGGCAGAGTTGTGCTACCTGCTGCTGAAAGTGTGTTTTAGCAGATCAAAGAGAGCACAGACACAAAGAAATCACCCCAATCACGCCCTAAAGGAGAGTAAGCAGAATGAAATGAATGAGCTGATTTCAGATAGTGGTCAAAATGCAATCACAGGTTTCCCAAGCTAA